One Alphaproteobacteria bacterium genomic region harbors:
- a CDS encoding flavodoxin family protein produces MPDTALTRDVFDRRFRERFIDPAFDKLKSEIDRIADAAWDAYSDGRKAPRTRKAGAGYADPDYELSDDWRAAKSAVEAAQRQHDDRQGPLRILMINGSSRSEHTCPGEMSKSWRLLEIARAVLSQADDVEIEVLDLSRLSSEYGLHIHPCKACFSTAAPLCHWPCSCYPNHGQGQVQDWMAEIYTMWVRAHGVMIVAPVHWYQAPSPLKLMMDRMVCADGGNPDPTASGGKDAGRAKALELQGWHYPRHLEGRLFSLIVHGDTEGAETLRRMLADWLTSMHMAPAAPGAVLERYIGYFRPYATSHEDLDADTDVQEEVRIAARTLLEALRRKRDGKLLSTGTMHQERRPK; encoded by the coding sequence ATGCCCGACACCGCGCTGACGCGCGATGTCTTCGATCGCCGCTTCCGTGAACGCTTCATCGATCCGGCCTTCGACAAGCTGAAGAGCGAGATCGACCGTATTGCCGACGCCGCGTGGGACGCCTACAGCGACGGGCGCAAGGCGCCGCGCACGCGCAAGGCCGGCGCCGGATACGCCGATCCGGACTACGAGCTGAGCGACGACTGGCGCGCGGCGAAGTCTGCCGTTGAGGCCGCGCAGCGCCAACACGATGACCGCCAGGGCCCGCTGCGCATCTTGATGATCAACGGCTCGTCACGCAGCGAGCACACCTGCCCCGGGGAGATGTCCAAGAGCTGGCGGCTGCTGGAGATCGCGCGGGCCGTGCTGAGCCAGGCCGACGATGTCGAGATCGAGGTGCTCGACCTCAGTCGGTTGTCTTCCGAGTACGGCCTGCACATCCATCCCTGCAAGGCCTGCTTCTCGACCGCGGCGCCGCTCTGCCATTGGCCCTGCTCCTGCTATCCCAATCACGGACAGGGCCAGGTGCAGGACTGGATGGCCGAGATCTACACGATGTGGGTGCGCGCGCATGGCGTGATGATCGTGGCGCCGGTGCACTGGTACCAGGCGCCCTCGCCGCTGAAGCTGATGATGGATCGCATGGTCTGTGCCGATGGCGGCAATCCCGATCCAACGGCGAGCGGCGGCAAGGACGCGGGGCGCGCCAAGGCCCTGGAGCTGCAGGGTTGGCACTACCCGCGCCACCTCGAGGGACGCCTGTTCTCGCTGATCGTGCATGGCGACACCGAAGGCGCCGAGACCTTGCGCCGCATGCTGGCCGACTGGCTGACGTCGATGCACATGGCGCCGGCGGCCCCGGGCGCGGTGCTCGAGCGCTACATCGGCTACTTCAGGCCCTATGCCACCAGCCACGAGGATCTCGACGCCGACACCGACGTTCAGGAAGAGGTCCGCATCGCCGCGCGTACCCTGCTGGAGGCGCTGCGCCGCAAGCGCGACGGCAAGCTGCTGTCGACCGGGACGATGCACCAGGAGCGGAGGCCGAAATAA
- a CDS encoding glutathione S-transferase family protein has translation MAVSGYRLFGSELSPYSVKVRSYLRFKGIEHEWIPRGPKSAEEFQKYAKLPLIPLLVTPEGEALQDSTPIIEKLEARMPEPSIHPDDPALRFLSELVEEYADEWGNKSMFHYRWSYAADAASASQRIAAQIAPDGSDEAAVAQTAEGVRGRMIPRLRFVGSHEGTKDTIEGSLRRILDTLEAHLVGRKYLFGDRPALADFGVWGQLYECWTDPTPRALIDELYPNTWRWIERMLQPRVEGGWDDWSSLKWGIGRLLDTEVCGLYLPWSHANAAALQGGQEQFTVMLEGRPFTQQTQRYHARSLAEIKRKYAAAKDAPGLGAILNETGCQRWLED, from the coding sequence ATGGCTGTGAGCGGATACCGCCTGTTCGGCTCCGAGCTGTCGCCCTACTCCGTGAAGGTGCGCTCCTATCTGCGGTTCAAGGGCATCGAGCACGAGTGGATCCCGCGCGGACCCAAGAGCGCCGAGGAGTTCCAGAAGTACGCCAAGCTGCCGCTGATTCCGCTGCTGGTGACGCCCGAGGGCGAGGCGCTGCAGGACTCGACGCCGATCATCGAGAAGCTCGAGGCGAGAATGCCCGAGCCGTCGATCCATCCCGACGACCCGGCGCTGCGGTTCCTGTCCGAGCTGGTCGAGGAGTACGCCGACGAGTGGGGCAACAAGTCGATGTTCCACTATCGCTGGAGCTACGCGGCGGATGCCGCCTCGGCCTCGCAGCGCATCGCCGCGCAGATCGCCCCCGACGGCTCGGACGAGGCGGCCGTCGCGCAGACGGCGGAGGGCGTGCGCGGCCGCATGATTCCGCGCCTGCGCTTCGTCGGCTCGCACGAAGGCACCAAGGATACCATCGAAGGTTCCCTGCGTCGCATCCTCGACACGCTGGAAGCGCATCTCGTCGGCCGCAAGTACCTGTTTGGCGACCGGCCGGCGCTGGCCGATTTCGGCGTCTGGGGCCAGCTTTACGAGTGCTGGACCGACCCGACGCCCAGGGCGCTGATCGACGAGCTCTATCCCAACACATGGCGCTGGATCGAGCGCATGCTGCAGCCCAGGGTCGAGGGCGGCTGGGACGACTGGTCGTCGCTAAAATGGGGCATCGGCCGCCTGCTCGACACCGAAGTGTGCGGTCTGTACCTGCCCTGGTCGCACGCCAATGCCGCGGCGCTGCAGGGTGGCCAGGAGCAGTTCACTGTGATGCTCGAAGGGCGGCCCTTCACCCAGCAGACACAGAGGTATCACGCGCGCTCGCTGGCCGAGATCAAGCGCAAGTACGCCGCGGCGAAGGACGCGCCCGGCCTCGGCGCGATCCTCAACGAGACCGGCTGCCAGCGCTGGCTGGAGGATTGA
- the corA gene encoding magnesium/cobalt transporter CorA, whose translation MFDGLIRRAKPGTSPGMLVGREPMPDEALTFTLTEYTQEGWEVYNEVEVAECSFHLTTPGRTWIDVAGHAGAEMLRSLGQAFHLHPLALEDVFHGTQRPKLEIYDRQGFVVLNDPVIVDDVFKSRQVSIFFGDNYVISFHEHKEDIFRPVRERIQQDGSRLRQFGTDYLVYALVDLVIDRKFPLLARLSERLEELEELSMGPRSTRETAQDIHAARRALVGFHRVQWAERETVLALMRPDTPFIKPETRTYLRDCLDHTVTVQELVESYRDMAGGLMELHLMETSNRTSEVMKTLAIVTVFFMPLSFLAGVYGMNFETGIGNMPELGWKHGYLYFWVTVVMMVGGLFLWMRRRKWL comes from the coding sequence ATGTTCGACGGGCTCATCCGCCGCGCCAAGCCCGGCACCTCGCCGGGCATGCTGGTCGGGCGCGAGCCCATGCCGGACGAGGCGCTGACCTTCACGCTGACCGAGTACACGCAAGAAGGTTGGGAGGTCTACAACGAGGTCGAGGTGGCGGAATGCAGCTTCCACCTCACCACGCCGGGCCGCACCTGGATCGACGTCGCCGGCCACGCCGGCGCCGAGATGCTGCGCTCGCTGGGCCAGGCCTTTCATCTGCATCCGCTGGCGCTGGAGGACGTGTTCCACGGCACCCAGCGGCCCAAGCTGGAGATCTACGACAGGCAGGGCTTCGTCGTGCTCAACGATCCGGTGATCGTCGACGATGTGTTCAAGAGCCGGCAGGTCAGCATCTTCTTCGGCGACAACTACGTGATCAGCTTCCACGAGCACAAGGAAGACATCTTCAGGCCGGTGCGCGAGCGTATCCAGCAGGATGGCTCGCGCCTGCGCCAGTTCGGCACCGACTACCTCGTCTATGCCCTGGTCGATCTCGTGATCGACCGCAAGTTCCCGTTGCTGGCGCGGCTGAGCGAGCGGCTGGAGGAGCTCGAGGAGCTGTCGATGGGGCCGCGATCCACGCGCGAGACCGCGCAGGACATCCACGCGGCGCGGCGCGCGCTGGTCGGCTTCCACCGCGTCCAATGGGCCGAGCGCGAGACCGTGCTGGCGCTGATGCGGCCGGACACGCCGTTCATCAAGCCCGAGACGCGCACCTACCTGCGCGACTGCCTCGACCACACCGTGACGGTGCAGGAACTGGTCGAAAGCTACCGCGACATGGCCGGCGGCCTGATGGAGCTCCACCTGATGGAGACCTCGAACCGCACCAGCGAGGTGATGAAGACGCTGGCCATCGTCACCGTGTTCTTCATGCCGCTCAGCTTCCTCGCCGGCGTCTACGGCATGAACTTCGAGACCGGTATCGGCAACATGCCCGAGCTGGGCTGGAAACACGGCTATCTTTACTTCTGGGTCACGGTCGTGATGATGGTCGGCGGCCTGTTTCTCTGGATGAGGCGTCGCAAATGGCTGTGA
- a CDS encoding antibiotic biosynthesis monooxygenase: MIGVIATLTIKPGTNADFEAVVGQLARAVRANEPGNKLYALHRTDDANVYVFLERYDDEAALAAHRAAPHFKELGRKLGDYLAKPPEVKRMPEIDF, translated from the coding sequence ATGATCGGCGTGATCGCGACCCTTACCATCAAGCCCGGCACCAACGCCGATTTCGAGGCGGTCGTCGGCCAGCTGGCCAGGGCCGTGCGCGCCAACGAGCCGGGCAACAAGCTCTACGCGCTGCATCGCACCGACGACGCCAATGTCTACGTCTTCCTCGAGCGCTACGACGACGAGGCGGCGCTGGCGGCGCATCGCGCGGCGCCGCACTTCAAGGAGCTGGGTCGCAAGCTCGGCGACTACCTGGCCAAGCCGCCGGAAGTGAAGCGCATGCCGGAGATCGATTTCTAG
- a CDS encoding SDR family oxidoreductase — MLDGKVAWITGAGTGIGRSGAIELAREGAHVTLSGRTAKTLEETAALVKRAGGSYAIELLDVADKKTVADVAARIVKAQGRIDILVNSAGINIPTRAWGTVDTEGWEQVRAINLDGTFYCCHAVIPTMRAQGGGLIVNVASWLGRHVSPLGGPSYTASKAGARFLSESINAEQGRFGIRACSLCPGEAATPIMERRPVKPPQVELDRMLQEEDLGRTILFLASLPPRVCINEMVVSPTWNRFYVGGLETTTPAAKA; from the coding sequence ATTCTCGACGGCAAGGTGGCGTGGATCACCGGCGCGGGCACCGGCATCGGCCGGTCGGGCGCGATCGAGCTGGCGCGCGAGGGCGCGCATGTCACGCTTTCGGGCCGCACGGCGAAGACGCTGGAGGAAACCGCGGCGCTGGTGAAGCGGGCCGGCGGCTCGTATGCGATCGAGCTGCTCGATGTCGCCGACAAGAAGACGGTGGCCGATGTCGCCGCGCGCATCGTCAAGGCGCAGGGCCGCATCGATATCCTGGTCAACAGCGCCGGCATCAACATTCCGACCCGCGCCTGGGGCACGGTCGACACCGAGGGCTGGGAGCAGGTGCGCGCGATCAATCTCGACGGCACCTTCTACTGCTGCCACGCGGTGATCCCGACCATGCGCGCGCAGGGCGGCGGGCTGATCGTCAACGTCGCCAGCTGGCTCGGTCGCCATGTCTCGCCGCTGGGCGGGCCGAGCTACACCGCGAGCAAGGCCGGCGCGCGGTTCCTCAGCGAATCGATCAACGCCGAGCAGGGCAGGTTCGGCATCCGCGCCTGCAGCCTGTGCCCCGGCGAGGCGGCGACGCCGATCATGGAGCGACGGCCGGTGAAGCCGCCGCAGGTCGAGCTCGACCGCATGCTGCAGGAGGAGGATCTCGGCAGGACCATCCTGTTCCTCGCCAGCCTGCCGCCCCGCGTGTGCATCAACGAGATGGTCGTGTCGCCGACCTGGAACCGCTTCTATGTCGGCGGGCTGGAGACCACGACGCCGGCGGCCAAGGCTTGA
- a CDS encoding MaoC family dehydratase — protein MAQAHETAERFDPAKHSFGPAHYFEDLKLGQRFYINSRTQTEALFAAFQLASGDNHPIHYDRVYCQARGHRDMLAHGLQVAIQAAAGGGIFPHVLGDSLIGFIEQSSRFLKPVYVGDTLFPMMEITGLKPNRTTGVVVCRITVHNEKGDLVMDGEHKYLVRKRPA, from the coding sequence GTGGCGCAAGCGCACGAAACCGCTGAGCGGTTCGACCCGGCGAAGCACAGCTTCGGGCCGGCGCACTACTTCGAGGACCTCAAGCTCGGGCAGCGCTTCTACATCAACTCGCGCACCCAGACCGAGGCGCTGTTCGCCGCCTTCCAGTTGGCCAGCGGCGACAACCATCCGATCCACTACGACCGCGTCTACTGCCAGGCGCGCGGCCATCGCGACATGCTCGCGCATGGCCTGCAGGTGGCGATCCAGGCGGCGGCCGGCGGCGGCATCTTCCCGCATGTACTGGGCGATTCACTGATCGGCTTCATCGAGCAATCCTCGCGCTTCCTCAAGCCGGTCTATGTCGGCGACACGCTGTTTCCGATGATGGAGATCACCGGGCTCAAGCCCAATCGCACGACCGGCGTCGTGGTGTGCAGGATCACCGTGCACAACGAGAAGGGCGACCTCGTGATGGACGGCGAGCACAAGTACCTCGTGCGCAAGCGACCGGCCTAG
- a CDS encoding alcohol dehydrogenase catalytic domain-containing protein, whose amino-acid sequence MRAMQIVEFGKPLKLNSYDDPKPSGSEVLVKIVSSGVCHSDLHIWEGFFDIGGGQKLEMAARGLKLPFTLGHEIAGEVVAVGPDVKDVKPGSRYVVFPWIGCGTCAACQAGEELLCPTPRTLGTRRDGGYATHVIVPHARYLVDPGNSPIDLACTYACSGLTAYSAIRKTETVKNRKRLLLVGAGGVGLAGLEVAKAIFDGEIVVADIDDSKLAVAKKHGAHHTVNPKADGAVQKLVQETGGGVDAAIDFVGAAASFRFAFDSIRRGGKVVIVGLFGGDAPFAPIAMPFKMAAIEGSYVGNLQELQELMKLVREGRVQPLPYSTRPLEAAYDVLEELKAGKVVGRVVLTP is encoded by the coding sequence ATGCGCGCCATGCAAATCGTCGAGTTCGGCAAGCCGCTGAAGCTGAACAGCTACGACGATCCCAAGCCCTCGGGTTCCGAGGTGCTGGTGAAGATCGTCTCGAGCGGCGTGTGTCATTCCGACCTGCATATCTGGGAAGGCTTCTTCGACATCGGCGGCGGCCAGAAGCTGGAGATGGCGGCGCGCGGCCTGAAGCTGCCCTTCACGCTGGGCCACGAGATCGCCGGCGAGGTCGTGGCCGTCGGTCCCGACGTGAAGGACGTGAAGCCGGGCAGCCGCTACGTCGTCTTCCCGTGGATCGGCTGCGGCACCTGCGCCGCCTGCCAGGCCGGCGAGGAACTGCTGTGCCCGACGCCGCGCACGTTGGGCACGCGGCGCGACGGCGGCTACGCCACGCACGTGATCGTGCCGCATGCCAGGTACCTGGTCGATCCCGGCAATTCGCCGATCGATCTGGCGTGCACCTACGCCTGCTCCGGCCTCACCGCCTACAGCGCGATCCGCAAGACCGAGACGGTGAAGAACCGCAAGCGCCTGCTGCTGGTCGGCGCCGGCGGCGTCGGGCTCGCAGGCCTAGAGGTCGCCAAGGCGATCTTCGACGGCGAGATCGTGGTGGCCGACATCGACGACAGCAAGCTCGCGGTGGCGAAGAAGCACGGTGCGCACCACACGGTGAATCCCAAGGCCGATGGCGCGGTGCAGAAGCTGGTGCAGGAGACCGGCGGCGGCGTCGACGCGGCCATCGACTTCGTCGGCGCCGCGGCCTCGTTCCGCTTCGCCTTCGACTCGATACGCAGAGGCGGCAAGGTGGTGATCGTCGGCCTGTTCGGCGGCGACGCGCCCTTCGCGCCCATCGCCATGCCGTTCAAGATGGCGGCGATCGAAGGCTCCTATGTCGGCAACCTGCAAGAGCTGCAGGAGCTGATGAAGCTGGTGCGCGAGGGCCGCGTTCAGCCCCTGCCCTACTCCACCCGTCCCCTCGAAGCGGCTTACGATGTGCTGGAAGAGCTCAAGGCCGGCAAGGTCGTCGGCCGCGTGGTACTGACGCCGTAG
- a CDS encoding superoxide dismutase: protein MNQDQPRRDLLAATGALAAIGAIGLTSAARAQPATPKVEYAIRKLPFAPDSIAGLSEKLLVSHHQNNYSGAVKRLNAITAQLGTLDMATAPTFVLNGLKREELLAANSMILHELYFEMLGGTGDPQGALAQAMIRDFGSVARWKTEFSSIGKALGGGSGWVLLSYSPRDRRLVTSWAADHTMSLADGRPLLALDMYEHAYHMDYGARAAAYVDTYMRTIRWDRVGVLFERATRDG from the coding sequence ATGAACCAGGATCAGCCCCGCCGTGATCTTTTGGCAGCAACTGGCGCCCTCGCGGCAATCGGCGCGATCGGCCTGACCTCGGCCGCGCGCGCGCAGCCGGCAACGCCGAAGGTCGAGTACGCGATCAGGAAGCTGCCCTTCGCACCGGACTCTATCGCTGGCCTGTCCGAGAAGCTGCTCGTCAGCCACCACCAGAACAACTACAGCGGCGCGGTGAAGCGCCTGAACGCGATCACGGCGCAGCTCGGTACCCTCGATATGGCAACGGCGCCGACCTTCGTGCTCAACGGACTGAAGCGCGAGGAGCTCCTAGCTGCCAACTCGATGATCCTGCACGAGCTATACTTCGAAATGCTGGGCGGTACCGGAGATCCTCAAGGCGCGCTGGCCCAGGCGATGATCCGCGACTTCGGCAGCGTTGCGCGCTGGAAGACCGAGTTCTCGAGTATCGGAAAGGCGCTGGGCGGCGGCTCGGGCTGGGTGCTGCTGAGCTATTCGCCGCGCGATCGTCGCCTGGTGACCAGCTGGGCGGCCGATCACACCATGAGTCTGGCGGACGGGCGACCGCTGCTGGCGCTCGACATGTACGAGCACGCCTATCACATGGACTACGGTGCGCGCGCGGCCGCCTATGTCGACACCTACATGCGGACCATCCGGTGGGACCGTGTCGGCGTACTGTTCGAGCGGGCGACTCGCGACGGCTAG
- a CDS encoding ornithine cyclodeaminase family protein, producing MSTLLVLSRADIARLMTYGDYVDAVEAGFRAAVGGAALAPPAAGFQVPGGSYHAKGAALLTGDPPVVAIKLNGNYPGNPAATGLPTVQGVIYLADASNGRPLALMDSIEVTINRTGAATTLAARHLARPDSKIATICGAGVQGRIQAIAISAALRLDTIHIWDIRSDAADRLARELAARLKLEVRPSPDLAVARDSDVIVTCTSARTPFLTTELVRPGTFVAAIGADNHDKSEIHPRLYAAARAVVDSLEQCAEIGDLHHAMAAGAVTRETVHATLAEIVAARKSGRTDDGQITLFDSTGLGLQDVAAAAGIYRRALAQGAGTRLAIG from the coding sequence ATGTCGACCCTGCTCGTCCTGTCGCGTGCCGATATCGCCCGGCTCATGACCTACGGCGACTACGTCGATGCCGTCGAAGCGGGCTTTCGGGCCGCCGTCGGCGGCGCGGCATTGGCACCGCCAGCCGCAGGGTTCCAGGTGCCGGGCGGCTCGTACCATGCCAAGGGCGCGGCATTGCTGACGGGCGATCCACCCGTCGTCGCCATCAAGCTCAACGGCAATTATCCCGGCAATCCCGCCGCAACTGGCCTGCCTACCGTGCAGGGCGTGATCTATCTCGCCGACGCGAGCAACGGGCGGCCGCTGGCACTGATGGATTCGATCGAGGTCACCATCAATCGGACGGGGGCGGCGACCACGCTCGCGGCCCGTCACCTGGCGCGGCCGGACTCGAAGATTGCCACCATCTGCGGCGCCGGCGTGCAGGGCCGCATCCAGGCGATCGCCATTTCGGCCGCGCTGCGTCTCGACACGATCCACATCTGGGACATCCGGTCCGACGCCGCCGACAGGCTGGCGCGCGAGCTCGCTGCGCGGCTGAAGCTCGAGGTACGCCCGAGCCCTGATCTCGCCGTCGCCCGCGACAGCGACGTCATCGTCACCTGCACTTCGGCTCGCACCCCGTTCCTGACCACGGAACTGGTGCGGCCGGGCACCTTCGTCGCCGCCATCGGCGCCGACAACCACGACAAGAGCGAGATCCACCCGCGGCTCTACGCGGCCGCGCGCGCAGTCGTCGACTCGTTAGAGCAGTGTGCCGAGATCGGCGACTTGCATCACGCCATGGCGGCGGGTGCGGTCACGCGCGAGACCGTGCACGCTACCCTGGCGGAGATTGTCGCCGCACGGAAGTCCGGACGAACCGACGACGGGCAGATCACGCTGTTCGACAGCACCGGCCTCGGCCTGCAGGACGTCGCCGCCGCGGCCGGCATCTATCGCCGTGCTCTTGCCCAGGGTGCCGGCACGCGCCTGGCGATCGGCTGA
- a CDS encoding glutathione S-transferase family protein → MTGVTVYGFPVSTYVNIVRLVLTHKGVAFDFHDLEPEMGKPDHLALHPFNRVPILDHDGFRLYETAAIATYVDDAFYGPSLQPAGVRERARMNQWISALNSYYYPYVAYHLAHERLIYPALGIAPDEKVVAAALPRIAAGLDVLERELAHERAFLIEERPTLADFFMLPTMTSLSLTPEGPGLLSTRPRILAWLARMSALPSVVQVRAMVAPFIGKPVEHARSWVAEHRPRY, encoded by the coding sequence GTGACCGGCGTGACCGTCTACGGCTTTCCCGTCAGCACCTACGTCAACATCGTGCGTCTCGTGCTGACGCACAAAGGCGTGGCCTTCGACTTCCACGACCTCGAGCCCGAGATGGGCAAGCCGGACCATCTCGCGCTGCATCCGTTCAACCGTGTGCCGATTCTCGACCACGACGGCTTCCGGCTCTACGAGACTGCCGCCATCGCGACCTATGTCGACGACGCGTTCTACGGTCCCAGCCTGCAGCCGGCCGGCGTGCGCGAGCGGGCGCGCATGAACCAGTGGATCAGCGCGCTCAACAGCTACTACTACCCATACGTCGCCTATCACCTGGCGCATGAGCGACTGATCTACCCGGCGCTGGGCATCGCCCCCGACGAGAAGGTCGTTGCTGCCGCCCTGCCCAGGATCGCGGCTGGCCTCGACGTCCTGGAGCGCGAGCTGGCGCACGAACGTGCGTTCCTGATCGAGGAGCGACCGACTCTCGCGGATTTCTTCATGCTGCCCACCATGACCTCGCTCAGCCTGACGCCCGAAGGCCCGGGCCTGCTGTCGACCCGGCCGCGCATCCTCGCCTGGCTGGCGCGTATGAGCGCGCTGCCCAGCGTCGTGCAGGTCCGCGCCATGGTGGCGCCCTTCATCGGCAAGCCGGTCGAGCACGCCCGCAGCTGGGTCGCCGAGCATCGCCCGAGGTACTGA